Part of the Bacteroidales bacterium genome, ATGCCAGTCAATCAAAAATTCAATTTGTTTAAGTTTAACTCTACTTTTCCAGTACTTATGAAACCTTCCCTGGAATTGTCAAAGGTAGATTACCTGATAATCATAGGACTTACATAATTTCATGGCAGAATTACATAATTCACTTATTAATAGTCGAATAACATAGGCAAGCGGAGTAATTGAATTGAAGTTCTATTTATGCTTTCAGACACACAGGCTAATGGAACAGAATTTCCGGCATGATTTGCAAACAACGTTCACTTTACTATTACATTTGTGAAGTTTCTTTATTATAATCGTGATGCTTCCCATTAAACAAGTTAAATTATGACACCAGAAGGTCTGATATCAGGAACTTGGAAAAATGATAATAAAGCCATTAAGTTCAATCTCCCTTTAATAATTTTCGAGGAAGATGGTTCTCAGATTGTTTATTGTCCGGCATTGGATGTTTCAGGATATGGTGAGGATGAAAAAGAAGCCATAGAATCATTCCAGGTATGCCTGGGTGAATTTCTTCTTTATACTGTTCACAAGAAAACCTTTCATAGCGAACTTCAGCGACTGGGTTGGAAGCTAAAAAAGAGTGGTCATAAACCAATGATTCCTCCGGATATGGTTAGTTTGCTGGAAAACAATGCCAATTTCAGCAGAATATTCAATAATTTCCCTTTCAGGAAAATTGATAGTCCTATTGAATTGCCTGCATAATGGGCCGATTGAGCAATATACCCTTGCGGGTTTTCAGGGAATTCCTTGAGTTTAATGGTTTGAAGCCTATCAGAACCAAAGGTGGTCATGAAATATGGGCAGGTAAAAGCCTTCAACGACCTATTGTTCTTCAATCGCATAAGTCACCTGTTCCAGAATTTATTGTCAGGCAGAGCTTACGTGCACTAAACAAGACAGAACAGGATTTCATAGATTTTTTCTCCAACTGAGTTTTTACATTGATTGTGACTGATGGAGGCGTTACAATATTTTCCTCTTTTTTTGGATACCAATCGAGTGAATATTCCCAAAAAAAGGAACTCATAATATATAACACTAAATAAAGAATTTAAAAGTTATCTGACCCAGGATCAATTAGCAAAATGAGCCAAAGGCTTTCCTTTGGAGCAAAATGCAAAATGCAAAATGCAAAATGAAAAATGAAAAATGCAAAATGAAAAATGAAAAATGAAAAATGAAAAACCCGCCTGACCGAGGGAATTGTGAGTATATAAGGAAAACTCTTTCAGTCGGGCAGGTGAGCCAAAGGCTCCCCTTTGGGGCATAAAACATCCGAAGCCAAAGGCTCCCCTTCGGGGCATTAAACATCCGACACCCGCCTGACCGATGCATTCTAACTAATAATTGAAAATTCCATCAGTCGGGCAGGTCCGACATCCGACATCCGACATCCGACATCCGACATCCGACATCCGACATCCGACATCCGACATCCGACATCCGACATCCGACATCCGACATCCGACATCCGACATCCGACATCCGACATCCGACATCCGACATCCGACATCCGACATTCGACATCAAAAAAAATTAAGACAATGAACAGAATCATATCCTTTCTCATGGCTCCCATCCTTTTAATTTCTGCTTGCACTCAGAAGAGCCAAAACAGCAGCATCACTTACATGAATTCAACACAATTCGAAAAGCTGATTGCTTCGGGGAAAGGCATTTTACTGGATGTGCGCACCGAAAACGAATTTATGAATGGCCATATAGCCAATGCAGGAATGTTAAATTTTTATGCATCCGATTTTCGCAGTCGCCTTTTGCTTCTTCCTAAAGACGAGCCCATTTACCTTTACTGTCTCACGGGAAGCAGAAGTAAAGTCGCTGCAGAGATACTGGCTCAAAACGGCTATACCCAGATATATAACCTGCAAAAGGGCATCATGGAATGGAACCAGCAAAACCTGCCTCTCGTAAGTGATCCCAACGCTATTCCGGATATGGATAATTATATGCAAACCAATCAGTTTGCTGAATTGATGAATTCCGACAAACTTGTATTCATC contains:
- a CDS encoding type II toxin-antitoxin system HicA family toxin, translated to MGRLSNIPLRVFREFLEFNGLKPIRTKGGHEIWAGKSLQRPIVLQSHKSPVPEFIVRQSLRALNKTEQDFIDFFSN